A section of the Malania oleifera isolate guangnan ecotype guangnan chromosome 2, ASM2987363v1, whole genome shotgun sequence genome encodes:
- the LOC131148756 gene encoding BTB/POZ domain-containing protein At3g22104 isoform X1 has protein sequence MEACCDLEVDVNGEETFVVDKTIVSSFSGRLSRLFSKSTCTRNFKVIFHDFPGGPEGFERMTRFCYNNGRTVIAPSNTALLYCVAKYMEMNDSVSGARNLLEQTEKSLEDIGYWTWSELLVALKQCQGLVSVANSSLILQKMLASLVGRLAVTSEASPCPSTSSPDSPLFRFSCDSKSTESLKTSSTRPSWWFEDLLALNPSTVEMLVKAMIFRKLDHATISRFLFYYQKSKFITASLCEKRRIIEKVIDMLYSLDRSSVSCKNLFEILRVALGSKIDKRCRHRLETMIGMQMDQATLDNLLLPSSNGMAYLYDVNLVLRFLRAFLSKDIRQASPVRLKKVASLIDLYIAEVAPDPNLKPSKFLALAMALPDSARDSYNGIYHAIDMYLEVHAGLSKEEVIKICCALNYEKLSSEACTHLAQNTKFPSKSAVRALITQQCKLKRLLLDTNCPKPYADSYCNFTETGSKGKKDEAMEQIVLYSGKLDHSSDHERLRTHLQGMQWRVMELEKVCRQMQTQMKKIMKSRSTPHSSARSLPKLCS, from the exons ATGGAAGCATGCTGTGATCTTGAAGTAGATGTCAATGGGGAAGAGACTTTCGTTGTGGACAAG ACAATTGTTTCATCATTTTCAGGCAGATTGAGCCGCTTATTCAGTAAATCGACCTGTACTAGAAATTTCAAAGTGATATTCCATGACTTCCCGGGAGGGCCGGAGGGATTTGAGCGAATGACAAGATTCTGCTACAACAATGGCAGAACTGTGATAGCTCCCTCTAACACTGCGTTACTTTATTGTGTGGCAAAATACATGGAAATGAACGATTCTGTCTCTGGAGCTCGTAACTTGCTTGAACAAACTGAGAAATCACTGGAAGACATTGGCTACTGGACGTGGTCTGAGCTCTTGGTAGCTTTGAAGCAATGCCAAGGTTTAGTTTCAGTTGCGAATTCTTCGCTTATACTTCAGAAAATGCTGGCTTCCCTAGTTGGAAGGCTGGCAGTAACCAGCGAAGCAAGTCCGTGTCCATCTACTTCTTCCCCTGATAGCCCTCTGTTTCGGTTTTCCTGCGACTCTAAAAGCACAGAGAGCTTGAAAACCAGCTCCACGCGGCCATCATGGTGGTTTGAAGACTTGCTAGCTCTAAATCCTAGTACAGTTGAAATGTTAGTAAAAGCAATGATCTTCCGAAAATTAGATCATGCCACGATAAGTAGATTCCTGTTTTATTACCAGAAGTCCAAATTCATAACTGCCTCATTGTGTGAGAAGCGCAGGATCATCGAAAAGGTCATAGATATGCTCTATTCTCTCGATAGGAGCTCTGTTTCTTGCAAGAATTTATTTGAGATTCTTCGAGTTGCTTTGGGCTCGAAAATAGACAAACGCTGTAGACACAGGTTGGAGACTATGATCGGTATGCAGATGGATCAAGCAACACTAGATAATCTGCTTCTTCCATCTTCCAATGGCATGGCCTACCTGTATGATGTAAATCTTGTTCTAAGGTTTTTGAGAGCATTTCTGTCCAAAGATATCCGCCAAGCATCTCCAGTTCGATTGAAGAAAGTTGCTAGCCTGATTGATCTGTACATAGCTGAAGTTGCACCGGATCCTAATTTGAAACCTTCAAAGTTCTTGGCACTGGCCATGGCCCTGCCAGATTCCGCCAGAGACTCTTACAATGGAATCTACCATGCCATTGACATGTACCTGGAG GTGCATGCAGGATTATCTAAAGAAGAAGTGATAAAAATCTGTTGTGCACTGAACTACGAGAAGCTCTCATCAGAAGCTTGCACACACCTTGCTCAGAAtacaaaatttccatcaaaaagTGCGGTTCGAGCTCTTATAACTCAGCAGTGCAAGCTTAAAAGATTACTTCTGGATACCAACTGTCCAAAACCCTATGCAGATTCTTACTGTAATTTCACTGAAACTGGAAGCAAGGGGAAGAAAGATGAAGCCATGGAACAAATTGTGCTCTACTCGGGGAAACTTGATCATTCTTCTGATCATGAGAGGCTTAGAACCCATTTGCAGGGGATGCAGTGGAGGGTGATGGAATTGGAGAAAGTTTGCAGGCAAATGCAAACCCAAATGAAAAAGATCATGAAATCAAGATCAACCCCCCACAGTTCTGCTAGATCTCTACCCAAGCTCTGTTCATGA
- the LOC131148756 gene encoding BTB/POZ domain-containing protein At3g22104 isoform X2 has protein sequence MEACCDLEVDVNGEETFVVDKTIVSSFSGRLSRLFSKSTCTRNFKVIFHDFPGGPEGFERMTRFCYNNGRTVIAPSNTALLYCVAKYMEMNDSVSGARNLLEQTEKSLEDIGYWTWSELLVALKQCQGLVSVANSSLILQKMLASLVGRLAVTSEASPCPSTSSPDSPLFRFSCDSKSTESLKTSSTRPSWWFEDLLALNPSTVEMLVKAMIFRKLDHATISRFLFYYQKSKFITASLCEKRRIIEKVIDMLYSLDRSSVSCKNLFEILRVALGSKIDKRCRHRLETMIGMQMDQATLDNLLLPSSNGMAYLYDVNLVLRFLRAFLSKDIRQASPVRLKKVASLIDLYIAEVAPDPNLKPSKFLALAMALPDSARDSYNGIYHAIDMYLEDYLKKK, from the exons ATGGAAGCATGCTGTGATCTTGAAGTAGATGTCAATGGGGAAGAGACTTTCGTTGTGGACAAG ACAATTGTTTCATCATTTTCAGGCAGATTGAGCCGCTTATTCAGTAAATCGACCTGTACTAGAAATTTCAAAGTGATATTCCATGACTTCCCGGGAGGGCCGGAGGGATTTGAGCGAATGACAAGATTCTGCTACAACAATGGCAGAACTGTGATAGCTCCCTCTAACACTGCGTTACTTTATTGTGTGGCAAAATACATGGAAATGAACGATTCTGTCTCTGGAGCTCGTAACTTGCTTGAACAAACTGAGAAATCACTGGAAGACATTGGCTACTGGACGTGGTCTGAGCTCTTGGTAGCTTTGAAGCAATGCCAAGGTTTAGTTTCAGTTGCGAATTCTTCGCTTATACTTCAGAAAATGCTGGCTTCCCTAGTTGGAAGGCTGGCAGTAACCAGCGAAGCAAGTCCGTGTCCATCTACTTCTTCCCCTGATAGCCCTCTGTTTCGGTTTTCCTGCGACTCTAAAAGCACAGAGAGCTTGAAAACCAGCTCCACGCGGCCATCATGGTGGTTTGAAGACTTGCTAGCTCTAAATCCTAGTACAGTTGAAATGTTAGTAAAAGCAATGATCTTCCGAAAATTAGATCATGCCACGATAAGTAGATTCCTGTTTTATTACCAGAAGTCCAAATTCATAACTGCCTCATTGTGTGAGAAGCGCAGGATCATCGAAAAGGTCATAGATATGCTCTATTCTCTCGATAGGAGCTCTGTTTCTTGCAAGAATTTATTTGAGATTCTTCGAGTTGCTTTGGGCTCGAAAATAGACAAACGCTGTAGACACAGGTTGGAGACTATGATCGGTATGCAGATGGATCAAGCAACACTAGATAATCTGCTTCTTCCATCTTCCAATGGCATGGCCTACCTGTATGATGTAAATCTTGTTCTAAGGTTTTTGAGAGCATTTCTGTCCAAAGATATCCGCCAAGCATCTCCAGTTCGATTGAAGAAAGTTGCTAGCCTGATTGATCTGTACATAGCTGAAGTTGCACCGGATCCTAATTTGAAACCTTCAAAGTTCTTGGCACTGGCCATGGCCCTGCCAGATTCCGCCAGAGACTCTTACAATGGAATCTACCATGCCATTGACATGTACCTGGAG GATTATCTAAAGAAGAAGTGA